Proteins from a single region of Anthonomus grandis grandis chromosome 10, icAntGran1.3, whole genome shotgun sequence:
- the LOC126741198 gene encoding putative odorant receptor 92a isoform X2, with product MIQNMKVFIISDFQPGLRMHEGKTAAVRVAALIFLLYTFVGVSAHISAVLMVRKNTENNTFIGNVTCESFIPYIYDHPFDVSTATGCYYSLAWMDFALDINANYIAALDLIFVTLMHCLTCQLNILGEAFTSIRQRCLRKLNLENANFLHDTEYPKLEEAIYEEFSRCTKHLYSLIEVRNDIEDVFTFITLGQTIGSLLIFASCLFVASKEPITSPNFFSQMEYFSAVLFQFSLYCWFGNQMTIAGASISTAVYNSDWFACSKRVKKSIILTMSRMQRPVFVSIGKFTPLTLTTLLAVIKGSFSYYTVFQSAGE from the exons atgatccaaaatatgaaagtctttattatta gTGATTTTCAACCCGGTTTGCGTATGCACGAAGGGAAAACGGCCGCAGTACGCGTAGCCGCGTTAATATTCCTGCTGTACACGTTTGTGGGCGTGTCCGCGCACATTAGTGCAGTACTAATGGTGCGGAAAAACACCGAAAACAATACGTTTATCGGTAACGTTACCTGCGAGTCATTCATCCCGTATATTTACGATCATCCCTTTGACGTCAGCACCGCCACCGGCTGCTACTATTCGTTGGCCTGGATGGATTTCGCTTTGGACATTAACGCAAACTACATTGCCg CTTTGGACCTGATTTTCGTCACTTTGATGCACTGCCTGACTTGCCAGCTGAACATTTTAGGCGAGGCCTTCACCAGCATCAGGCAACGTTGCCTGCGCAAACTTAACCTGGAAAATGCGAACTTTTTGCATGACACCGAATATCCGAAGTTGGAAGAGGCGATTTACGAGGAGTTTTCACGGTGCACCAAGCATTTATACTCTTTGATTGA GGTTAGAAACGATATAGAGGATGTGTTTACCTTTATAACTCTAGGGCAAACCATTGGTTCGTTGTTGATATTCGCCTCCTGCCTATTCGTCGCATCCAAA gaaccaataacatctccaaaCTTCTTTTCACAAATGGAGTACTTTTCGGCTGTACTCTTTCAGTTTTCTTTGTACTGTTGGTTCGGAAATCAGATGACAATCGCC GGTGCGTCTATATCAACAGCAGTATATAACAGCGACTGGTTCGCCTGTAGCAAAagggtgaaaaaatcgataatttTAACAATGAGTCGGATGCAACGGCCCGTGTTCGTATCTATTGGGAAATTCACCCCGTTGACTTTGACAACTTTATTGGCA gttattaaaGGTTCCTTCTCTTATTATACGGTGTTTCAAAGCGCTGGTGAGTAA
- the LOC126741198 gene encoding putative odorant receptor 92a isoform X1 produces MTVKDEKGTQIIEYPTDFFIGAVYVESLIGQHQFKPGSNKAIRSLYAIYNYTLFCNAVGFVILELTVFRKTKNTTTLVTQIGMLITHMMGMAKLSVLVYYRKRIESTKEKLQDKRFYYTPLGDFQPGLRMHEGKTAAVRVAALIFLLYTFVGVSAHISAVLMVRKNTENNTFIGNVTCESFIPYIYDHPFDVSTATGCYYSLAWMDFALDINANYIAALDLIFVTLMHCLTCQLNILGEAFTSIRQRCLRKLNLENANFLHDTEYPKLEEAIYEEFSRCTKHLYSLIEVRNDIEDVFTFITLGQTIGSLLIFASCLFVASKEPITSPNFFSQMEYFSAVLFQFSLYCWFGNQMTIAGASISTAVYNSDWFACSKRVKKSIILTMSRMQRPVFVSIGKFTPLTLTTLLAVIKGSFSYYTVFQSAGE; encoded by the exons TAAGATCCTTGTACGCCATCTACAACTACACGCTATTCTGTAATGCCGTGGGTTTCGTCATCTTGGAATTAACCGTCTTCAGGAAAACGAAAAACACGACCACTTTAGTAACGCAAATCGGCATGCTGATCACCCACATGATGGGAATGGCAAAACTCTCGGTCCTGGTTTATTATAGGAAACGTATCGAGAGCACCAAAGAGAAACTACAAGACAAACGCTTCTACTACACACCTTTAG gTGATTTTCAACCCGGTTTGCGTATGCACGAAGGGAAAACGGCCGCAGTACGCGTAGCCGCGTTAATATTCCTGCTGTACACGTTTGTGGGCGTGTCCGCGCACATTAGTGCAGTACTAATGGTGCGGAAAAACACCGAAAACAATACGTTTATCGGTAACGTTACCTGCGAGTCATTCATCCCGTATATTTACGATCATCCCTTTGACGTCAGCACCGCCACCGGCTGCTACTATTCGTTGGCCTGGATGGATTTCGCTTTGGACATTAACGCAAACTACATTGCCg CTTTGGACCTGATTTTCGTCACTTTGATGCACTGCCTGACTTGCCAGCTGAACATTTTAGGCGAGGCCTTCACCAGCATCAGGCAACGTTGCCTGCGCAAACTTAACCTGGAAAATGCGAACTTTTTGCATGACACCGAATATCCGAAGTTGGAAGAGGCGATTTACGAGGAGTTTTCACGGTGCACCAAGCATTTATACTCTTTGATTGA GGTTAGAAACGATATAGAGGATGTGTTTACCTTTATAACTCTAGGGCAAACCATTGGTTCGTTGTTGATATTCGCCTCCTGCCTATTCGTCGCATCCAAA gaaccaataacatctccaaaCTTCTTTTCACAAATGGAGTACTTTTCGGCTGTACTCTTTCAGTTTTCTTTGTACTGTTGGTTCGGAAATCAGATGACAATCGCC GGTGCGTCTATATCAACAGCAGTATATAACAGCGACTGGTTCGCCTGTAGCAAAagggtgaaaaaatcgataatttTAACAATGAGTCGGATGCAACGGCCCGTGTTCGTATCTATTGGGAAATTCACCCCGTTGACTTTGACAACTTTATTGGCA gttattaaaGGTTCCTTCTCTTATTATACGGTGTTTCAAAGCGCTGGTGAGTAA